The Lycium ferocissimum isolate CSIRO_LF1 chromosome 10, AGI_CSIRO_Lferr_CH_V1, whole genome shotgun sequence genome window below encodes:
- the LOC132034144 gene encoding dephospho-CoA kinase, whose protein sequence is MRIVGLTGGIASGKSTVSNLFKDHGIPVVDADIVARDVLKKGTGGWKKVVAAFGEDVLLENGEVDRAKLGQIVFSDPGKRQLLNRLLAPFISRGILMEVLKLWMKGCSIIVLDVPLLFEAKMDKFTKPIVVVWVDPETQLQRLMTRDGSMEEDAKSRINAQMSLDLKRSKADIVIDNTSSLEALNEQFQKVLTQITRPLTWTEFMLSRKGAFLVLLSVVLFAKKVYEGKII, encoded by the exons ATGAGGATAGTTGGACTGACAGGAGGAATTGCTTCGGGGAAGAGCACCGTCTCTAACCTTTTCAAGGATCATGGTATTCCCGTTGTCGATGCTGACATTGTAGCTCGT GACGTTTTGAAGAAAGGAACTGGTGGTTGGAAAAAGGTTGTGGCTGCATTTGGTGAGGACGTCTTACTGGAAAATGGAGAAGTTGATCGCGCAAAGCTAGGTCAAATAGTATTCTCTGATCCGGGAAAACGTCAGCTTCTTAATAG ATTGCTAGCACCATTTATCTCACGTGGGATTTTAATGGAAGTTTTGAAGCTGTGGATGAAGGGTTGCTCCATAATTGTTCTTGATGTTCCTCTTTTGTTTGAGGCCAAGATGGATAAGTTTACTAAAcccattgttgttgtttgggttGATCCTGAGACACAGCTGCAGCGGCTCATGACGAGAGATGGATCAATGGAGGAGGATGCCAAAAGCAGGATAAATGCACAGATGTCTCTGGATCTTAAGAGGTCAAAGGCAGATATTGTGATTGATAACACTAGCTCACTTGAGGCGTTAAATGAACAATTCCAGAAAGTGTTAACTCAGATTACAAGGCCTTTGACCTGGACCGAGTTTATGCTCTCAAGAAAAGGAGCTTTTCTGG
- the LOC132034136 gene encoding uncharacterized protein LOC132034136 yields the protein MNDNTCLCYFHPKEVVIGVCALCLNERLLILASKQEKKKKINIINLQGKRDYRSFLREKKKKININDDEEEHNHHHSRIHYLPKMFALSSLFNRLDIRHSRKESIHDNGDIDVSSTCSYEDSFISIKFENNGVGSWEKGAVGTVPKVSLKHCDNMSWTKGSNKGAVIEHVAKPRMQLRWRKRIGHIFHLIRLKRSSTKGGASHVCHVSTKLDGVKVRHGHGWIRTLTKRRTKE from the exons ATGAATGACAACACTTGTTTGTGTTATTTCCATCCAAAAGAAGTAGTAATCGGAGTATGTGCTTTGTGCTTGAATGAAAGGCTTCTAATCTTGGCTTCTaagcaagaaaagaagaagaagattaaCATTATTAATCTGCAGGGAAAGAGAGATTACAGGAGCTTcttgagagaaaagaagaagaagattaatattaatgatgatgaagaagagcataatcatcatcattcaAGAATTCATTATCTGCCAAAGATGTTTGCTTTGAGCTCTCTTTTCAATCGCCTTGACATTAGACATTCACGCAAAGAGAGTATTCATGATAATGGTGATATTGATGTTTCTTCCACTTGCAGTTATGAAG attCGTTTATATCAATAAAGTTTGAAAATAATGGAGTAGGCTCATGGGAGAAGGGAGCAGTTGGCACAGTGCCAAAGGTGTCACTTAAGCATTGTGACAATATGTCTTGGACCAAAGGGTCCAACAAAGGTGCAGTAATAGAGCATGTTGCAAAGCCACGTATGCAGCTTAGATGGCGAAAGCGGATTGGTCACATCTTCCACCTCATCAGATTAAAGAGATCATCCACCAAAGGTGGTGCTAGTCATGTTTGCCATGTGAGCACCAAATTAGATGGAGTGAAGGTGAGACATGGACATGGATGGATAAGAACTCTGACAAAGAGAAGGACCAAAGAatga